The following coding sequences lie in one archaeon CG10_big_fil_rev_8_21_14_0_10_43_11 genomic window:
- the cas2 gene encoding CRISPR-associated endonuclease Cas2 encodes MMILTYDIQEDHLRTEFSKFILSYGRRLQYSVYEIRNSKRILDIVQEEIKNRFEKRFSQGDSVLIFKITAENQILRFGYAKNEETDLIMY; translated from the coding sequence ATGATGATTTTAACATATGATATTCAAGAAGACCATCTAAGAACTGAGTTTTCCAAGTTTATTTTAAGTTATGGAAGAAGACTGCAATACTCAGTATATGAAATAAGGAACAGTAAAAGGATTTTGGATATAGTGCAAGAAGAAATTAAAAATCGGTTTGAGAAACGATTTAGCCAGGGAGATAGCGTCTTGATATTCAAAATAACAGCAGAAAACCAAATTTTAAGGTTTGGTTATGCTAAAAATGAAGAAACTGACCTGATTATGTATTAA
- a CDS encoding type V CRISPR-associated endonuclease Cas1, with protein MLSRPDFMAKQMLFIESDNSKKLRLKNSNLILTDENNKIVLQHPCSKIFMVFILGEFSITSVLIKNAKKYAVPIVFLKHNLKPYFSIIPDNKGNFLLRKKQYSNSNDLEIAKHIISNKVKNQISLMNSLRYKTVKEKNNISKIKGLFKQIGHAQNSQELLGIEGTASKLFFETYFKNLNFNGRKPRCKDDIFNLLLDIGYYYLFNFIEANLELYGFDTYCGFYHKLFFQRKSLVCDLVEPFRCIIDRRIRKSFNLKQINKDDFYFKNGQFYVKRNFNKKYSQLFLKEILQQKEKIFLYIQAYYRSFIKGKGMDNFPVFNIEAET; from the coding sequence ATGCTAAGCAGACCCGATTTTATGGCAAAGCAAATGCTTTTCATTGAGAGTGATAACTCTAAAAAACTGAGGCTTAAAAATTCAAATCTTATTCTTACTGATGAAAACAATAAAATTGTTCTTCAACATCCTTGCAGCAAAATTTTTATGGTTTTTATTTTAGGAGAATTCTCGATAACTTCTGTTCTGATAAAGAATGCAAAGAAATATGCAGTTCCCATAGTGTTTCTCAAGCATAATCTTAAACCTTATTTTTCTATAATCCCCGATAATAAGGGAAATTTTTTATTGAGAAAAAAGCAATATTCCAATAGTAATGATCTAGAAATTGCCAAGCACATAATCAGCAACAAAGTCAAAAACCAAATCAGTTTAATGAACTCATTGCGATACAAAACCGTTAAGGAAAAGAACAATATATCAAAAATAAAGGGGCTTTTCAAACAGATTGGCCATGCTCAAAACAGCCAGGAATTGCTAGGGATTGAGGGAACAGCTTCAAAACTGTTTTTTGAAACATATTTCAAGAATCTAAACTTTAATGGTCGAAAGCCAAGATGTAAAGATGACATTTTTAATTTGCTGTTGGATATAGGCTATTATTATCTGTTTAATTTCATAGAAGCAAATCTGGAACTTTACGGCTTTGACACATATTGCGGATTTTACCATAAGCTCTTTTTTCAAAGAAAATCTTTAGTCTGTGATTTGGTAGAGCCTTTTAGGTGTATCATTGACCGCCGTATAAGAAAAAGCTTTAATCTGAAACAAATAAATAAAGACGACTTTTATTTCAAGAACGGACAGTTTTATGTAAAGAGAAATTTCAATAAAAAGTATTCTCAATTGTTTTTAAAAGAGATTCTTCAACAGAAGGAAAAAATATTTCTATATATTCAAGCCTATTACAGATCATTCATAAAAGGAAAAGGAATGGACAATTTTCCTGTGTTTAACATAGAGGCAGAAACATGA
- the cas4 gene encoding type V CRISPR-associated protein Cas4, translating to MEQNIRISNLNDFIFCPRSIYFHNLYSSFDETLYHTTYQTKGKNAHKTIDTQKYSTKKVILEGIDVYSEELGVSGKIDLFDVEKRILTERKNKITKLYEGYYLQLYAQYFCLVEMGYAVKKIRFHSLSDNKIHDVALPGNNEKNRLKEVIAKMKLFSLEDKNFTQNPNKCGMCIYKELCDYYKGD from the coding sequence ATGGAGCAAAACATCAGAATATCAAACCTAAATGATTTCATATTTTGTCCAAGAAGCATCTATTTTCACAATTTGTATTCTTCTTTTGATGAGACACTCTACCATACCACGTATCAAACAAAAGGAAAGAATGCCCACAAGACTATTGACACGCAAAAATATTCAACAAAAAAAGTGATTCTTGAAGGTATTGACGTATACAGTGAAGAGCTGGGCGTAAGTGGCAAAATCGATCTTTTTGATGTTGAAAAAAGGATTCTTACAGAAAGAAAAAACAAGATAACAAAACTTTATGAAGGATATTACCTGCAACTGTATGCGCAATATTTCTGTTTGGTAGAGATGGGTTATGCAGTTAAAAAGATACGGTTTCATTCGCTTTCAGATAACAAAATTCATGATGTTGCATTGCCTGGAAACAATGAAAAGAATAGATTAAAAGAAGTTATAGCAAAAATGAAGCTTTTTTCGTTGGAAGACAAAAATTTTACCCAAAACCCCAACAAATGCGGGATGTGCATCTACAAAGAATTATGTGATTACTATAAAGGAGATTAA
- a CDS encoding type V CRISPR-associated protein Cpf1: MNKKGKWDKFTNLYSLSKTLRFELRPIGKDGVVLSPEDATELLTKIIEKDRLIKAAYDALKPVLDKIHEDIINKSLTSDEAKQIDFSEYFEEYKKGKEKKLDGFEKKLREQIGKTFEKTVKTYKITKITKKKEEEEKPLFEIKNGVPTAKAEIIGYLSEQYKDNVELWAHIEEFEGFFGYFSGYNTNRSNYYEYKKEASTAVATRIVHENLPKFCDNVIQFLIGKVQKKKKNDTRTETIVSRKEEYLKAYQYLKDNRGTIQIKDAKTNQLIEAQPVSEDWFNLDKFPKYLSQEGIDEYNRVMGHYNLLINLYNQERKDEKDFKKLSQFKTLFKQIGCGKQSLFEQIKDDTELKEKLSKISKAGEKYFAEQIDDTLITIYTFIEWLRENNDWEGTYWSKAAVDKISNKYLANWHDIKDRIQTDLQGKDKGLKETLKSVATYNKEREEQLKINDAVELSGLFEILNHDAVQGWSKDFFREHILEEYKDLIDEKLTPSQNLIKLICADMQKLAKEFCEKSEDALKIIDYKNENNILQIKEWLDRSKWLLWIVKYFEVKESKVKGNSINPELTNILSALLRADDSNWFDWYDLVRNYLSKKPQEDAKKNKLKLNFESSSFLGGWPPDYAKKAGLLYKKDGLYYLAINYNLSKEDIKTLKQPNGETATRIILDFQKPDNKNTPRLFIRSKGDSFAPAVEKYNLPINDILDIYDTGKFRTEHRKKNEEEYKISLGKLIDYFKKGFLKHDSYKHFNFDWKKTSEYKDIAEFYHDTEVSCYQIKEENTSWKKLLEFIDEGKVFLFQIYNKDFSQRKTVRGKDNIHTYYWKMLFSEENKRNVIYKLNGESEIFFRNLAKGIKKSPAHTTKDYVLNRREKETNKTIPYKIHDELRLFANKNKSIEALSDEAKAYLDKNNEIDENRVTIKKLKHDIVKDKRFTTNKFFLHCPITLNFKAYGNRNVTETVNDNFTQTKDIQKDIQFLGIDRGEKHLIYYSLVNANGEIIEQDHFDVINNKDYLQEINNAADRRKKKQENWQQKGNISNLKDGYISLVIHEIIKKMRDKDGNYKSTFIVLEDLNPGFKRRRQKFEQQVYQKFELALAKKLNYLVDKNVTDMGKIGSVSKALQLVPPVTNYRDIENRKQVGIMLYTRANYTSVTDPVTGWRKTIYLKKGSEADIKKQILSAFTEIGVYSGDYFFQYTDVNGKEWKLWSGKGGKALERYRAKRGKDKNEYIIEPFDVKELLDKLFENFDNSKSLRQQFEERVELKKVNEHTAWETLRFVIDLIQQIRNSGDITKKQEDKFYGADTNKNQDDNFLLSPIRDEQGEHFDSRKYQSQEIPHLPIDADANGAYNIARKGIVMYEHIKQWINDGKQKTKSKRDDSKETTDLDLFISDKEWDLWLYDREKWNEQLPIFASRKLNQKENTKQSDVNINESSEMPIK, translated from the coding sequence ATGAACAAAAAAGGCAAATGGGATAAATTTACAAATTTGTACAGCTTATCGAAAACTTTGAGGTTTGAGTTAAGACCAATTGGGAAGGATGGAGTGGTATTATCACCTGAAGATGCAACTGAATTACTCACGAAAATTATTGAGAAGGATAGACTGATTAAAGCAGCTTATGATGCTCTAAAACCTGTCTTAGACAAGATACATGAAGATATAATTAATAAGAGTTTGACTTCAGACGAAGCGAAACAGATTGATTTTTCAGAATATTTTGAAGAATACAAAAAAGGCAAAGAAAAAAAGTTGGATGGTTTTGAAAAGAAATTACGGGAACAAATAGGCAAGACTTTTGAAAAAACTGTTAAGACATACAAGATAACCAAAATAACTAAGAAGAAAGAAGAAGAAGAGAAGCCTTTATTTGAAATAAAAAACGGGGTTCCAACAGCAAAAGCAGAAATCATAGGGTATTTGTCAGAGCAATATAAAGATAATGTAGAATTATGGGCACATATCGAAGAATTTGAGGGTTTCTTTGGATATTTTTCAGGGTATAATACCAATAGGTCTAATTATTATGAATATAAAAAAGAAGCAAGCACGGCAGTAGCTACGAGAATAGTTCATGAAAACTTGCCTAAATTTTGTGATAACGTCATTCAGTTTTTAATCGGAAAGGTTCAGAAAAAGAAAAAAAATGATACCCGCACAGAAACAATTGTTTCCCGAAAAGAAGAATATCTAAAAGCTTATCAATACTTGAAAGATAATCGCGGGACTATACAAATAAAAGATGCAAAAACCAATCAACTGATTGAGGCACAACCCGTAAGCGAAGACTGGTTTAATCTTGATAAGTTTCCAAAATATCTTTCTCAAGAAGGAATTGACGAATACAACAGAGTCATGGGACATTACAATCTGCTGATAAATTTGTATAATCAGGAAAGAAAAGACGAAAAGGATTTTAAAAAATTGTCACAGTTCAAAACCTTATTTAAACAGATTGGATGTGGTAAACAAAGTTTGTTTGAGCAAATTAAAGATGATACGGAACTCAAAGAAAAATTGAGCAAAATAAGTAAAGCTGGTGAAAAATATTTTGCCGAACAAATCGATGATACCCTAATCACCATTTACACATTCATAGAATGGTTAAGAGAAAACAATGATTGGGAGGGCACCTATTGGTCGAAAGCAGCAGTTGATAAGATTTCTAATAAGTATTTAGCAAACTGGCATGATATAAAAGATCGCATTCAAACTGATCTACAAGGAAAAGACAAAGGGTTAAAAGAAACATTAAAATCAGTTGCAACCTACAACAAAGAGCGAGAAGAACAACTGAAAATAAACGATGCCGTTGAGCTGTCGGGGTTGTTTGAAATTTTGAATCATGATGCTGTTCAAGGTTGGAGTAAAGACTTTTTCAGGGAACATATTTTAGAAGAATATAAAGATTTAATTGATGAGAAGCTTACACCAAGCCAAAATCTTATCAAGCTTATTTGCGCAGATATGCAAAAGTTGGCAAAGGAATTTTGCGAGAAATCAGAAGATGCTTTAAAAATAATCGACTATAAAAATGAAAACAATATTCTACAGATAAAAGAATGGCTGGATAGATCAAAGTGGTTGCTGTGGATTGTGAAATATTTTGAAGTAAAGGAGAGCAAGGTAAAAGGAAACAGCATTAACCCTGAACTGACCAATATACTTTCTGCTTTGCTACGTGCGGATGATTCCAACTGGTTTGATTGGTACGATTTGGTGAGAAATTACCTAAGCAAGAAACCACAGGAAGATGCAAAGAAAAACAAGCTGAAACTGAACTTTGAAAGCAGTTCTTTTCTTGGTGGATGGCCACCAGATTATGCCAAAAAGGCAGGACTTCTATATAAAAAAGATGGGCTTTATTATTTAGCGATTAATTACAATTTATCAAAAGAAGATATTAAAACACTAAAGCAGCCAAATGGTGAAACCGCAACAAGGATAATCCTTGATTTTCAAAAACCAGATAATAAGAATACACCACGTTTATTCATCCGTTCAAAGGGAGATAGTTTTGCACCTGCGGTGGAAAAATACAATTTACCAATTAATGATATACTTGACATTTATGATACGGGTAAATTCAGAACAGAACACCGAAAAAAGAACGAAGAAGAATATAAAATATCATTGGGAAAATTAATTGATTATTTTAAAAAAGGATTTTTAAAACACGATTCATACAAACACTTTAATTTTGATTGGAAAAAAACATCTGAATACAAAGACATTGCAGAGTTCTATCATGACACAGAGGTATCGTGTTATCAAATAAAGGAGGAAAACACTTCTTGGAAAAAATTACTGGAATTTATTGATGAAGGGAAAGTATTTCTGTTTCAAATTTACAACAAGGATTTCTCTCAAAGAAAAACTGTTAGGGGTAAAGATAACATACACACTTATTATTGGAAAATGTTGTTTAGTGAAGAAAACAAGAGAAATGTGATCTATAAACTTAATGGAGAATCTGAAATATTTTTCAGAAATCTTGCCAAAGGAATCAAAAAAAGTCCCGCACACACAACTAAAGATTATGTACTCAACAGACGAGAAAAAGAAACAAACAAAACAATTCCGTACAAAATTCATGATGAATTACGTTTGTTTGCCAATAAGAATAAATCAATTGAAGCATTAAGTGATGAGGCAAAGGCTTATTTAGATAAAAACAACGAGATTGATGAAAATAGAGTTACTATAAAAAAATTAAAACATGACATTGTTAAAGATAAAAGATTTACAACTAATAAATTCTTCTTGCATTGCCCAATTACATTGAATTTTAAGGCATACGGCAACAGGAATGTTACAGAAACTGTCAACGACAACTTCACTCAAACTAAAGATATTCAAAAAGATATTCAATTTCTGGGCATTGATCGTGGTGAGAAGCATTTGATTTACTATTCGTTGGTTAATGCAAATGGAGAAATCATTGAACAGGACCATTTTGATGTTATTAACAATAAAGATTATTTGCAGGAGATAAATAATGCTGCAGATAGACGTAAGAAAAAGCAGGAGAACTGGCAACAAAAAGGCAATATATCTAACTTGAAAGACGGCTATATTTCGTTGGTAATCCATGAGATTATCAAAAAGATGAGAGATAAAGACGGTAATTATAAATCCACTTTCATTGTATTGGAAGATTTGAATCCAGGATTTAAACGTAGGCGTCAAAAATTCGAGCAACAAGTATATCAAAAGTTTGAATTGGCGTTGGCTAAAAAGCTGAATTACCTTGTAGATAAAAATGTAACGGATATGGGCAAAATAGGTTCTGTGTCAAAAGCCCTGCAACTTGTGCCACCAGTGACTAATTACAGAGATATTGAAAATAGAAAACAAGTTGGCATTATGTTGTATACTCGTGCCAATTACACTTCTGTAACTGATCCTGTAACTGGTTGGAGAAAAACTATTTATCTGAAAAAGGGAAGCGAAGCCGATATTAAAAAACAAATACTCAGTGCTTTTACAGAGATTGGCGTTTATAGTGGTGATTATTTCTTTCAATATACTGATGTGAATGGCAAAGAATGGAAATTGTGGTCTGGTAAAGGCGGTAAAGCGTTGGAACGTTACAGGGCAAAAAGGGGGAAAGACAAAAACGAATATATTATCGAACCTTTTGATGTAAAAGAATTATTAGACAAATTATTTGAGAATTTTGATAACTCAAAGTCTTTGAGACAGCAATTTGAAGAAAGAGTAGAACTTAAGAAAGTCAATGAGCACACTGCTTGGGAAACACTTCGTTTTGTAATTGATCTGATTCAACAAATCAGAAATTCAGGAGATATCACTAAAAAACAAGAAGATAAATTCTATGGTGCAGATACAAATAAAAATCAAGACGACAACTTTTTGCTTTCTCCTATAAGGGATGAACAAGGAGAACATTTTGATTCACGTAAATATCAAAGCCAAGAAATACCACATTTACCCATAGATGCTGATGCAAACGGAGCATATAATATTGCCCGTAAAGGAATAGTTATGTATGAGCATATCAAACAGTGGATAAATGATGGGAAGCAAAAAACAAAATCCAAGAGGGATGATAGTAAAGAAACAACTGATTTGGATCTTTTTATTTCTGATAAAGAGTGGGACTTGTGGTTATATGATAGGGAGAAATGGAATGAACAATTGCCAATCTTCGCTTCAAGAAAATTAAATCAGAAAGAGAATACGAAACAGAGTGATGTTAACATTAATGAATCTAGCGAGATGCCTATTAAATGA
- a CDS encoding HNH endonuclease has protein sequence MPPAIVKTIKDEIFWQYAKLISKSAGFGINQRAFQMDRFIALRDGKITWSTAIREWVKEHEKPNKCIYCGSKEDLTVEHILPRSCGGPDIADNAIKICKKCNSSKGGKRLYEWIGLKNKDGVPRIAEGKYLKLLHELHDKQGTLKLDKSELTSKLCTSCNMASICERDNCVGKLTVYCLEGCFPAKKQ, from the coding sequence ATGCCACCAGCAATTGTGAAGACAATAAAGGATGAGATTTTCTGGCAGTATGCTAAACTTATTTCCAAATCTGCAGGTTTTGGAATAAATCAAAGAGCCTTCCAAATGGACCGTTTTATTGCTTTGAGAGACGGCAAAATAACTTGGTCAACTGCCATTAGAGAGTGGGTTAAGGAACATGAAAAACCAAATAAATGTATTTATTGTGGTTCAAAGGAAGATCTAACAGTTGAGCATATTTTGCCCAGGTCTTGCGGTGGGCCAGATATTGCTGACAATGCAATAAAAATCTGTAAAAAATGCAATTCATCAAAAGGCGGTAAAAGGCTATACGAATGGATAGGACTAAAAAACAAGGATGGGGTGCCAAGAATTGCAGAAGGCAAATACCTCAAGCTCTTGCATGAATTGCACGATAAACAAGGAACTCTTAAGTTAGATAAAAGTGAATTGACCAGTAAATTGTGCACTTCATGTAATATGGCATCTATCTGTGAAAGAGACAATTGTGTAGGCAAATTAACTGTCTACTGTCTTGAAGGGTGTTTCCCAGCAAAAAAACAATAA
- a CDS encoding 30S ribosomal protein S10 — MGKAVIKLFSTDVRKLEGVCTEIKDIAKKAGVKLSGPIPLPTKRLKVPVRKSPCGEGRESYETWEMRIHKRLIDLDVNEKALRYVMRIPIPKDVNIEMEIIE, encoded by the coding sequence ATGGGAAAAGCAGTCATTAAGCTCTTTTCAACAGATGTACGCAAGCTGGAAGGCGTGTGTACTGAAATCAAAGATATTGCCAAAAAGGCAGGAGTTAAGCTTAGTGGACCTATTCCTCTTCCAACAAAGCGGCTTAAAGTCCCTGTTCGAAAAAGCCCGTGTGGCGAGGGTCGTGAGTCATATGAGACATGGGAAATGCGTATTCACAAGCGGCTTATTGACCTTGATGTAAATGAAAAAGCGCTTCGTTACGTGATGAGAATTCCAATTCCAAAAGATGTCAACATCGAAATGGAAATCATAGAATAA
- the sufB gene encoding Fe-S cluster assembly protein SufB gives MADFDIEYKQGWHDNTKPYENFGYGLTEDIVRKISARKQEPAWMLQKRLKGLELFLEKPMIRWGDSQLLNALDFDTIQYYVNPIKKAGRSWEDVPENIKNSFERLGIPEAERKYFAGVGAQYDSEVVYHGLRQELQDKGVIFLSMDEGLKQYPDRVKQYFGKIIPPHDNKFAALNTAVWSGGSFVYVPKDVQLNDFPLQAYFRINAKNAGQFERTLIIAEPGSKVHYIEGCTAPVYSENALHSAVVELIAKKDSHLRYTTVQNWSNDVYNLVTKRAHAYEGALVEWVDGNIGSKLTMKYPSVYLLGKGARGEVLSVAYAGNGQHQDTGAKMIHLAPNTSSRIIAKSISKGTGKTTYRGLVRVERSADNVKSSVQCDALLLNDYSQSDTFPIMEIDNENAQISHEATVGKIGDDELFYVQTRGIPENEALSLLVNGFFEPFSKQLPMDYAIELNRLIEHEMKGAIG, from the coding sequence ATGGCTGATTTTGATATCGAATACAAGCAAGGATGGCATGATAATACAAAACCCTATGAAAACTTTGGCTACGGCCTTACTGAGGACATTGTTCGAAAAATTTCAGCACGAAAACAAGAACCCGCGTGGATGCTTCAAAAACGCCTCAAAGGATTGGAATTATTTTTAGAAAAACCCATGATTCGCTGGGGTGATTCACAACTGCTCAACGCACTTGATTTTGATACAATTCAATATTATGTAAACCCTATAAAAAAAGCTGGGCGCTCATGGGAAGATGTTCCAGAAAATATTAAAAACAGTTTTGAACGCCTTGGCATCCCTGAAGCTGAGCGAAAATACTTTGCCGGCGTTGGCGCGCAATACGACAGCGAAGTTGTGTATCATGGATTGCGCCAAGAACTTCAAGACAAAGGCGTTATTTTTCTTTCCATGGATGAGGGACTCAAACAATACCCAGACAGGGTAAAACAGTATTTTGGCAAAATCATCCCGCCGCATGACAATAAGTTTGCCGCTCTCAACACTGCAGTATGGAGCGGCGGCTCGTTTGTGTACGTGCCAAAGGATGTGCAACTTAACGACTTTCCCCTGCAGGCCTACTTTAGAATTAATGCCAAAAATGCAGGCCAATTTGAGCGAACACTCATCATTGCTGAACCTGGCTCAAAAGTGCACTACATTGAAGGCTGCACCGCACCAGTGTACTCCGAAAACGCGCTGCACTCTGCTGTAGTTGAGCTTATTGCAAAAAAAGATTCACACCTTCGTTACACCACCGTTCAGAATTGGTCAAATGACGTGTACAACCTCGTTACCAAACGCGCTCACGCATATGAAGGCGCGTTAGTCGAATGGGTTGACGGCAACATCGGCTCAAAACTCACCATGAAATACCCTAGTGTGTACTTGCTTGGCAAGGGAGCGCGAGGCGAAGTCCTGTCTGTTGCGTACGCAGGAAACGGCCAGCACCAGGATACTGGAGCAAAAATGATTCACTTAGCGCCAAACACGAGCTCACGTATTATTGCAAAAAGCATTTCAAAAGGAACAGGAAAAACCACCTATCGCGGACTCGTGCGCGTTGAGCGCAGCGCAGATAACGTTAAATCAAGCGTGCAGTGTGATGCGCTGCTTCTTAATGATTACTCACAAAGTGATACCTTTCCTATTATGGAAATTGATAATGAAAACGCGCAGATAAGCCATGAAGCAACAGTTGGAAAAATTGGTGATGACGAACTTTTTTACGTACAGACACGCGGCATTCCTGAAAATGAAGCGCTGAGTCTTCTTGTAAACGGTTTTTTTGAACCATTTTCAAAACAGTTACCCATGGATTATGCAATAGAGCTTAACCGTTTGATTGAGCATGAAATGAAAGGCGCAATTGGTTAG
- a CDS encoding DNA-3-methyladenine glycosylase 2 family protein, whose product MFENESNELKAKDEKLARVIDELGDIDFSWAANDDYFQMLCRSIVFQQLSTKAAITIWNRVKERTPIAPKEVLTADLDGVGLSNQKKTYLKDLAEKFAHNHVRTDFLNMTNQEIIDELVKVKGIGQWSVEMFLMFSLKRLDVFSAGDLGLRKAVQTLYGFEELPKPKRVEELSRVWAPYRTLAALYLWKMLD is encoded by the coding sequence ATGTTTGAAAACGAGAGTAATGAACTCAAAGCAAAAGATGAGAAACTAGCGCGCGTAATTGATGAGCTTGGTGACATTGATTTTTCATGGGCAGCAAATGATGATTATTTTCAAATGCTTTGTCGAAGCATTGTGTTTCAGCAATTGTCAACAAAAGCTGCCATCACTATCTGGAATCGGGTAAAAGAACGCACACCAATTGCTCCAAAAGAAGTCCTGACTGCTGATTTGGATGGGGTTGGTTTGAGCAATCAGAAAAAAACGTATCTAAAAGATTTAGCAGAAAAGTTTGCTCATAATCACGTGCGCACTGATTTTTTGAACATGACAAATCAAGAAATCATTGACGAACTCGTAAAAGTCAAAGGCATTGGTCAATGGAGTGTTGAAATGTTTTTAATGTTCTCGCTCAAACGTTTAGACGTGTTTTCAGCAGGTGACTTGGGGCTTAGAAAAGCGGTGCAAACACTCTATGGTTTTGAAGAGCTGCCAAAACCAAAACGCGTTGAAGAACTAAGCCGGGTCTGGGCGCCGTATCGCACCCTCGCAGCCCTCTATTTATGGAAAATGCTTGACTAA
- the tuf gene encoding translation elongation factor EF-1 subunit alpha translates to MAKQKPHLNLIFIGHIDHGKSTLIGRLFVETGVVSKQQLEKFRAEAAEYGKGTWEYAYAVDLSKEERKKGITIELAHKKFDTDKYEFTVIDAPGHKDFVKNMITGASQADAAVLVVSTKDGIQDQTREHAYLARVLGIGQLIVALNKVDTINYDQAKYDAVKKEVTELLKSVGYDMSKVQMIPTSAIGGDNIIAKGDKLTWYSGPTLKEAFDNFVIPEAPVELPLRLPIQDVYSIKGIGTVPVGKVETGVFKKGQKIVFMPSGAQGEVKSIEMHHEEIEKAEPGDNVGFNVRGVAKEDIRRGDVVGTPDQPPTVAKRFEARIFVLRHPTVLTPGYTPVFHCHTAQVACKFVKLKQKLDPRTGAVKEENPEFLRNGDAAIVELEPTKPMVIEERGVIPQMASFAIRDMGQTVAAGICTKILEKR, encoded by the coding sequence ATGGCAAAGCAAAAACCGCACTTGAATCTGATTTTCATCGGTCACATTGACCATGGAAAATCAACCCTTATTGGAAGGCTATTTGTAGAGACAGGAGTAGTTTCCAAACAACAACTAGAAAAATTCAGAGCAGAAGCTGCTGAATACGGTAAAGGTACGTGGGAATACGCGTACGCAGTCGATTTGAGCAAAGAAGAACGTAAAAAAGGTATCACAATTGAGCTTGCTCACAAGAAATTCGACACTGATAAATACGAATTTACGGTTATCGACGCACCGGGTCACAAGGACTTTGTGAAAAACATGATTACTGGCGCATCACAAGCTGACGCTGCAGTTCTTGTTGTTTCAACAAAAGACGGCATCCAAGACCAGACTCGCGAACACGCGTACTTGGCTCGTGTGCTTGGCATTGGACAATTGATTGTTGCACTTAACAAAGTAGATACTATCAACTATGACCAGGCAAAATATGACGCAGTCAAAAAAGAAGTTACTGAACTTCTCAAAAGCGTTGGCTACGACATGAGCAAAGTGCAAATGATTCCAACCTCAGCTATTGGCGGAGACAACATCATTGCAAAAGGAGATAAGCTTACCTGGTACAGTGGTCCAACTCTTAAAGAAGCATTTGACAACTTTGTAATCCCTGAAGCTCCAGTGGAACTTCCACTTAGACTTCCAATCCAAGACGTGTACTCAATTAAAGGTATTGGAACTGTTCCAGTAGGAAAAGTTGAAACAGGCGTTTTCAAGAAAGGTCAAAAAATCGTCTTCATGCCAAGCGGCGCGCAAGGCGAAGTAAAGAGCATTGAAATGCACCATGAGGAAATTGAGAAAGCAGAGCCTGGAGACAACGTTGGTTTCAACGTTCGAGGCGTTGCAAAAGAAGACATCCGCCGTGGTGACGTTGTCGGTACTCCAGACCAGCCTCCAACCGTTGCAAAACGATTTGAAGCACGAATCTTTGTGCTACGACACCCAACCGTGCTTACCCCCGGATACACTCCAGTCTTCCACTGCCACACCGCGCAAGTCGCGTGCAAGTTCGTAAAACTCAAGCAAAAACTTGACCCACGAACTGGTGCAGTAAAAGAAGAGAATCCTGAATTCCTCCGAAACGGTGACGCTGCAATTGTTGAACTCGAGCCTACAAAGCCAATGGTCATTGAAGAACGAGGAGTTATTCCTCAAATGGCTTCATTTGCTATTCGAGACATGGGTCAAACCGTTGCTGCAGGAATCTGCACAAAAATCCTTGAAAAAAGGTAA